Proteins encoded in a region of the Bacillus sp. T3 genome:
- a CDS encoding Ger(x)C family spore germination protein, translating to MKKVFILLMMILSILLSTGCWNRRELNEIALVVALSIDKSKEGYELTAQVVEPSEIASQKGGSGRTPVTTYTEKGDYLFEAIRRMTTVTPRKLYFSHLQMLVLGEEIAKEGIAESLEIFTRDPEFRKDFYIAVSKDVKAKDVLQNLTSIEKIPANKLHSSLETSEKAWAPTVAIQMDELISDLTNEGKNAVLTGISVTGKVDKGSSLGNVTRIEPYARLKYKGVAVFKSDKLIGWLNEKESKGYNYITDNVTNTVGDIPCPGNKNIVLEIIRSKSKVTGKVVNGHPEIHVEIFGEANVGEVACKIDLTKPESIKKLEESVDKVNSEILATSINKAKELKADIFGFGEVIHRADPKAWKTLKNDWNQHFVELKVTTHSTFKIRRTGVSNQSFLNNIKGD from the coding sequence ATGAAAAAGGTTTTTATTCTTTTGATGATGATTCTTTCCATACTTTTGAGTACGGGGTGCTGGAACCGCCGTGAATTAAACGAGATTGCTTTAGTCGTTGCGTTGTCAATCGACAAAAGTAAGGAGGGCTACGAGCTGACAGCCCAGGTTGTGGAGCCAAGCGAGATTGCCTCACAAAAAGGGGGGAGCGGGCGCACACCTGTTACTACCTATACGGAAAAGGGCGACTATCTATTTGAAGCCATCCGAAGAATGACGACCGTAACACCTCGTAAGCTTTATTTTTCACATTTACAAATGCTCGTTCTTGGCGAAGAAATTGCAAAGGAAGGCATCGCCGAGTCACTTGAGATATTTACACGAGATCCTGAATTTCGCAAAGATTTTTATATTGCCGTATCAAAGGATGTGAAAGCGAAGGATGTTCTTCAAAACTTAACATCGATAGAAAAAATTCCAGCGAACAAGCTCCATTCCTCGCTTGAAACATCGGAAAAGGCTTGGGCACCAACCGTTGCAATCCAAATGGATGAACTAATTAGTGATTTAACGAATGAAGGAAAAAATGCGGTCCTAACAGGAATATCAGTAACTGGGAAGGTAGATAAAGGCTCATCTCTGGGGAATGTAACAAGAATTGAACCATACGCACGCCTTAAATATAAAGGTGTTGCCGTCTTCAAAAGTGATAAATTAATCGGCTGGCTAAATGAAAAAGAAAGCAAAGGATATAACTATATTACTGATAATGTAACGAATACAGTTGGGGATATCCCCTGCCCAGGGAATAAAAATATTGTTCTCGAAATCATCCGTTCTAAATCAAAAGTAACTGGAAAAGTAGTAAATGGCCATCCAGAAATTCATGTAGAAATTTTCGGTGAGGCGAATGTTGGGGAGGTTGCCTGCAAAATTGATCTAACGAAACCAGAATCTATTAAAAAGCTAGAGGAATCTGTTGATAAAGTTAATTCTGAAATCTTAGCAACCTCTATCAATAAAGCCAAAGAATTAAAAGCTGATATTTTTGGGTTTGGAGAGGTAATACACCGTGCCGATCCAAAGGCTTGGAAAACGCTAAAGAATGATTGGAATCAACATTTTGTTGAGTTGAAAGTAACCACTCATTCCACATTTAAAATTAGACGAACAGGCGTTTCAAACCAATCATTTCTAA
- a CDS encoding spore germination protein, whose protein sequence is MRTFRKLIKSSKNKPNNENSSSDSNPLVANDELTGDFDYDLHQMKTTFQKSTDVVIREFKIGKDKRLKAALIYTDGLADMTIINQFIMESLMDDVMELPHSHDSFSNRTIVKWMESNNLKVGDIREILDHQSIYTTILFGNTVILIEGFKGAISASTAGWEDRGVTEPASQTVVRGPREGFSENFRTNTALIRRKINDANLCCEQKMIGTVTKTNIAVMYIKGIVNEKIVEEVHQRLDRIDIDGILESGYIEELIQDETYTPFPTVYNTERPDVVAGNLLEGRVAIIVDGTPFVLVVPSLFIQSFQVPEDYYQRADIATLLRILRILCFLIALVGPSFYIAVTTYHQEMLPTPLLISLAAQREGVPFPAFVEAIIMEVTFEILREAGIRMPRAVGQAVSIVGALVLGQAAVEAGIISASMVIVVSITAISNFVFPSYNMAISVRMLRFVMMALAASFGLYGITLGLIALLLHLNSLRSFGIPYMAPFGPFILDDQKDTLIRLPQWRMLSRPRLINQKNMKRQGNPATIKEKQNKHD, encoded by the coding sequence ATGCGGACGTTTCGAAAGCTAATAAAAAGCTCAAAAAACAAACCTAATAACGAAAATTCCTCCTCCGATTCAAATCCGCTTGTTGCAAACGATGAGCTAACGGGGGACTTTGACTACGACCTCCATCAAATGAAAACAACCTTTCAAAAAAGTACGGATGTTGTGATCAGAGAATTCAAAATAGGAAAAGATAAAAGGTTGAAAGCGGCGCTAATCTATACCGATGGGTTAGCTGATATGACGATTATTAATCAATTTATTATGGAATCATTAATGGATGATGTTATGGAACTCCCACACTCACATGATAGTTTTAGCAATAGAACGATCGTCAAGTGGATGGAAAGCAATAATTTAAAAGTTGGGGATATTCGCGAGATCTTAGATCATCAATCCATTTATACGACTATTTTATTTGGCAATACCGTTATTTTGATTGAAGGCTTTAAAGGAGCAATATCTGCTTCCACAGCAGGATGGGAGGATCGAGGTGTAACCGAGCCTGCATCGCAAACGGTCGTCCGTGGGCCACGTGAAGGCTTTTCTGAAAACTTTCGGACCAATACCGCTTTAATACGCAGAAAAATCAATGATGCAAACCTATGTTGCGAACAAAAAATGATCGGCACTGTCACAAAGACAAATATCGCGGTTATGTATATTAAAGGCATTGTAAACGAAAAAATAGTCGAAGAGGTTCATCAACGCTTAGATCGAATTGATATTGATGGAATATTGGAAAGCGGATATATAGAGGAACTAATTCAGGATGAAACGTATACCCCTTTTCCTACCGTATATAACACCGAACGTCCTGATGTCGTTGCTGGTAACCTCCTAGAAGGCCGTGTTGCTATTATTGTTGATGGTACCCCTTTCGTTCTTGTCGTGCCATCCCTATTTATTCAAAGCTTTCAAGTTCCAGAGGATTATTATCAGCGTGCAGATATTGCAACCCTGCTTAGAATATTACGTATTTTGTGTTTTTTAATTGCCTTGGTTGGTCCATCCTTTTACATCGCTGTAACGACCTATCATCAGGAAATGCTCCCTACTCCATTGTTAATAAGTTTGGCAGCCCAACGTGAAGGAGTTCCTTTTCCAGCCTTTGTTGAGGCAATCATTATGGAGGTAACATTTGAAATCTTACGTGAAGCAGGGATACGGATGCCGAGAGCAGTTGGTCAAGCGGTTTCCATTGTCGGAGCATTGGTTCTAGGGCAAGCAGCAGTAGAGGCCGGAATTATCTCTGCGTCAATGGTTATCGTTGTTTCGATTACAGCCATCTCAAATTTTGTCTTTCCCTCCTACAACATGGCCATTTCTGTACGGATGTTGCGGTTTGTGATGATGGCTTTAGCGGCATCTTTTGGTCTTTATGGGATAACATTAGGTTTAATTGCTTTGTTACTTCATTTAAATAGTTTAAGATCCTTTGGTATTCCGTATATGGCTCCGTTTGGACCTTTTATTTTAGATGATCAGAAAGATACTTTAATTAGATTGCCTCAATGGAGAATGCTATCTCGTCCGAGATTAATTAATCAAAAGAATATGAAGCGTCAAGGTAATCCAGCAACAATAAAGGAAAAGCAGAACAAACATGACTGA
- the thiW gene encoding energy coupling factor transporter S component ThiW, producing MRKTQKLTVTAMFIAIGTLTSHAFFIPIGISKVFPVQHFINVLSAILLGPYYAVAQALVVSIFRNLMGTGSIFAFPGSMVGAFLAAYLYKKTRKPIMAFFGEVIGTGIIGAMLCYPISTLLLGKEATLFGLIPAFIFSSFAGAAMGYGLLKVFLKNPGTAKKMNEAATQHRG from the coding sequence TTGCGAAAAACTCAAAAACTGACGGTGACTGCTATGTTTATTGCGATTGGGACATTGACGAGTCACGCATTTTTTATTCCAATCGGAATATCAAAGGTATTTCCAGTACAGCATTTTATTAATGTTTTGTCTGCTATTCTATTAGGTCCCTATTATGCTGTGGCACAGGCATTAGTAGTCTCGATTTTTAGAAATCTAATGGGAACTGGTTCAATCTTTGCTTTTCCAGGAAGCATGGTGGGAGCATTTTTAGCGGCCTATTTATATAAAAAAACGCGAAAGCCGATAATGGCCTTTTTTGGAGAAGTCATTGGGACCGGAATTATTGGTGCAATGCTTTGTTATCCAATATCCACATTATTACTAGGTAAAGAAGCTACTTTATTTGGACTCATACCAGCGTTTATTTTTAGTTCCTTTGCCGGGGCTGCGATGGGGTATGGACTATTAAAGGTTTTCTTGAAAAATCCGGGAACGGCAAAAAAAATGAATGAAGCGGCGACACAACATAGGGGGTAA